CTCTATTACACCCTGCAAATATAAAAAGCATTTGAAGAATAAGAAAAAAAATTGTTAATTTCACCTTCATTAGAGTCTCCTAATTTATTATTTGGAATAAGCTTTTTTATTTTTTACACTTATTCTAAGTATTACTTTTTGTTAATCTTTTTTCCATAAAATTTTTTCAATTCTTGAGAAAATGGTTTTAAAGAAAAGTAAAGATAAGGAAGATTTAACAGTTGATACGATTTCTAATCCTTCTTTGACGATTATGCAGAGTAAACAAGGATATCGTTTTTCTCTTGACCCTATTATCCTTGCAGATTTTTTTATTAAATCAAAATTCAAAGCACACAATATAGTAGATCTTGGAACAGGCACCGGAATAATACCTCTGCTTATATCATCGAAAACAAAAAAGACAAAAATCGTTGGAATAGAAATACAGGAAACTTTATATAATTTGGCAAAAGAAAATGTAAAGCTCAACAGTATGGAAAAAAGGATAGATATTATTAAAGGCGACATAAAAAAAATAGGCAAAATACTTCCTGCAGAAAAATTTGATGCTGTTATGTCAAATCCTCCCTTTCGTGAGCCAAAAAGTGGAAGACTTAGCAATAATGCAGAAAAAACAATAGCCCGGCATGAAATCCTGTGCACCCTTAAAGACATATTAAAAGCATCCTTTTTTCTTCTCAAAGCAGGAGGTGCTCTTTTTATGATTTTTCATCCTCGACGCTTGGGTGAACTTTTCTCTGAACTAAGAAAGTCAAGATTTGAACCTAAAATTGTAAGATTTGTTCATTCAAATAAAGATAGTGACGCTGTAATGGTATTGATTAAAGCAAAAAAAGGGGGTAACCCGGGACTAAAAGTATTAAAACCGCTCTATGTATATGAAAAAGAAAAAACTTATAGCGAAGAAATGAAAAAAATA
The genomic region above belongs to Candidatus Schekmanbacteria bacterium and contains:
- a CDS encoding tRNA1(Val) (adenine(37)-N6)-methyltransferase; the encoded protein is MVLKKSKDKEDLTVDTISNPSLTIMQSKQGYRFSLDPIILADFFIKSKFKAHNIVDLGTGTGIIPLLISSKTKKTKIVGIEIQETLYNLAKENVKLNSMEKRIDIIKGDIKKIGKILPAEKFDAVMSNPPFREPKSGRLSNNAEKTIARHEILCTLKDILKASFFLLKAGGALFMIFHPRRLGELFSELRKSRFEPKIVRFVHSNKDSDAVMVLIKAKKGGNPGLKVLKPLYVYEKEKTYSEEMKKIYGIESI